In a genomic window of Rhododendron vialii isolate Sample 1 chromosome 12a, ASM3025357v1:
- the LOC131309504 gene encoding uncharacterized protein LOC131309504, with amino-acid sequence MVDASCGGTFMLKNENQGWDLFGQLAENSRHRASSSRTNRTNSTSLKQSGLHEVGRSDDLSYKVDALTHKINSLLSLSHGPSHSSPLAAVAEVCQLCSSPCHQINECHMASQFPEFLQEHVNAAQGFGRPANDPYSHTYNPSWKNHPNFGWRQPDQGQPFAQPMRPSFPNTSNTQAYCPPHAPHQYQQPPAPPTSSQRTPAFEEQMLKAMAEMRADCQQMKADSQLLYSHSQSIAKMETQVGQLANALNHRDEGRLPSQPVANPRGMHHIDNSQGHEQAKLVVTLRNGRDVETRPEEVKVKEKVSPPVAERSKVDKRSKEKEIDPVSTIVPGLSETPSYIPKAPFPTCLNAQKGGKTRRYDGDLCTQKRKSKTHEPKEVRLTEQVSSILTRNTPIKQKDPGVPIISCVIGDHVIDKALLDLGASVNLLPYSVYEQLGLGELKPTSITLQLADRSIKVPCGVIEDVLVKVDKFYFAVDFIVLDMEPVHNPNKQIPLILGRPFLATANASIHCRTGVMDVSFGNMRVQLNVFDANLYPCKEKDCFAVSESDYMVDKVPPDIRVKGPIEMPLLHVALDSGNIEMSHGSLNSKNPIDEPPWSDPYIEPWPILRSPSASPLIEGAPRQEWKPPPYTCLGPDNIFSGD; translated from the exons ATGGTGGATGCCTCATGTGGAGGCACATTTATGCTTAAGAATGAGAATCAGGGGTGGGACTTGTTTGGGCAGTTAGCAGAGAATTCTCGACACCGAGCCTCATCATCCCGCACAAATAGGACAAATTCTACCTCTTTAAAACAGAGTGGCCTTCATGAGGTGGGCCGCTCTGATGATCTTTCCTATAAGGTAGATGCATTGACCCATAAGATTAACTCTCTCTTATCTTTGAGTCATGGTCCTTCACATTCTTCACCTCTTGCTGCTGTTGCGGAGGTCTGTCAGTTGTGCTCCAGTCCATGCCATCAAATAAATGAGTGCCACATGGCATCTCAATTTCCAGAATTTCTTCAAGAGCACGTGAACGCGGCCCAGGGGTTTGGTAGGCCAGCAAATGACCCCTATTCTCATACTTACAACCCCAGCTGGAAGAATCatccaaactttggatggcgaCAGCCAGACCAAGGGCAACCATTTGCCCAACCTATGAGGCCTTCATTTCCTAATACTTCCAACACACAGGCCTATTGTCCACCACATGCACCACACCAGTACCAACAACCTCCTGCTCCTCCTACGTCCTCTCAAAGGACACCAGCTTTTGAGGAGCAAATGTTGAAGGCCATGGCTGAAATGAGAGCCGATTGCcaacaaatgaaagctgactccCAATTGCTTTACTCCCATTCTCAATCCATTGCCAAGATGGAAACCCAAGTGGGTCAGCTAGCTAATGCTCTTAACCATCGGGATGAGGGTAGATTACCAAGTCAGCCAGTGGCCAACCCACGAGGGATGCACCATATTGACAATTCGCAAGGTCACGAACAAGCGAAATTAGTTGTCACCCTCAGAAATGGGAGAGACGTAGAGACTCGACCGGAGGAGGTCAAAGTGAAGGAGAAAGTGTCTCCACCTGTCGCTGAGAGGTCTAAGGTTGATAAGAGGTCTAAGGAGAAGGAGATCGATCCAGTGTCCACAATTGTTCCAGGGTTATCTGAGACCCCATCTTATATTCCTAAGGCACCTTTCCCGACTTGCCTTAATGCACAAAAAGGGGGCAAAACAAGAAGATATGATGGAG accTTTGTACCCAAAAGCGTAAGTCTAAGACACATGAGCCTAAGGAGGTGCGTCTCACTGAGCAGGTGAGCTCCATTCTTACACGTAACACACCCATTAAGCAAAAGGATCCTGGTGTTCCTATTATTTCATGTGTTATTGGAGATCATGTCATTGATAAAGCACTCCTCGATTTAGGGGCCAGTGTCAATTTGCTCCCATACTCGGTATATGAACAACTTGGGCTGGGAGAGTTGAAACCCACGTCGATTACGTTGCAATTAGCTGATAGATCCATTAAGGTGCCGTGTGGTGTGATCGAGGATGTCCTTGTCAAGGTAGATAAGTTTTACTTTGCTGTCGATTTTATAGTTCTTGACATGGAACCAGTCCATAATCCCAACAAACAGATTCCTCTCATCCTTGGTCGACCTTTCTTGGCTACAGCCAATGCATCTATTCACTGTAGGACTGGGGTGATGGATGTATCATTTGGAAATATGAGGGTGCAATTGAATGTTTTCGATGCCAATCTCTATCCTTGTAAAGAGAAAGACTGCTTCGCAGTCAGTGAGAGTGATTATATGGTTGATAAGGTGCCTCCAGACATTCGAGTTAAGGGTCCCATAGAAATGCCTCTTTTGCATGTAGCCTTGGATAGTGGTAACATTGAAATGAGTCATGGTTCTCTTAATTCGAAGAACCCCATAGATGAACCTCCATGGAGTGACCCATACATTGAGCCTTGGCCCATACTTCGTAGTCCTTCTGCTTCCCCTCTTATAGAGGGTGCACCGAGACAGGAGTGGAAACCACCACCATATACATGCTTGGGCCCGGATAATATTTTTTCTGGTGATTGA
- the LOC131309505 gene encoding uncharacterized protein LOC131309505, with product MKLAQEQPTKIPAWVKLHELLFELWNQECLSRVASTIGRPLHVDQATAKTARQPASIPSPPQQRQEWVQVKNGKQKAVQDISRSDPCVFSPTISGALPSVPVDTTNLIEQEQCDSEDELLEVLEMAVSSITVVDALKAKSTLADSKTQQVSGSDPVIPPKAMKWASNTLPETKPPDLSNAKSKEKAHDVKQPLSKSAQKKMRKQIKEQALCSFTGGGQIFLCWDASVVQVQVLDQSDQFIHLEVHQNYGGAPFLATFVYGASNYLARQALWSSLHNLQPFSPWFVLGDFNAIRYPNEKFGGNTSWPPHMNEFNHCLYTLELDDLRYTGCFFTWANKQDPSHFVTTKLDRILVNEQWMTTFSCSSAHFLTPGVSDHSPAMVNINPSPQKFKKPFKFFDFLGDHPQFLNVVQKVWQGVVIGNPMFCVCEKLRLLQPEFKQLNDREFSDISKRVIDTRSKISSLVLEDGSLTHDSKDIKSSFVKFYTDLLDFEIRDTFWSLNPSKAPGPDGYNAGFFRKAWPIIGHEVSIAVKSFFRSGQLLRKANSTIVALVPKVPNPFRVGDYRPISCCNTVDKCISRILARRIQVALPNLIDPVQSGFVKGRRIADNIFLTQELMRGYHKSSSSPRCAMKVDIMKAYDNVRWEFLWDVLATLNFHPTMIKWLQACVSTANYSLSINGKVTWYILGKRGLRQGDPLSSYLFVIVMEVLTWFLKEKSLLPDFRFHWRCGNTKIINLCFADDLMIFCKGDLTSVKHIHDALTEFQELLGFSPSPGKSSIYFSGVNNSSRLAILNVLEFKEGTLPVRYLGVPLISTKLRASDCQVDSIITKTKCWTNRDLTYAGRVQLIKNVLFSMQTYWSSLFIISKKVVKEVEDILRAFLWSGPDLKRTGAKVSWEHLCSPKQEGGLGFKSMQVWNKAAIAKHIWFLISGGEQSMWCRWVKSYLIKRRNFWTLKIPGDCSWSRSAPDLQLTLASLEMLQCPISSTIQIGLFPLPDLWSSMRSEEHCLL from the exons ATGAAGCTTGCTCAAGAGCAACCTACAAAAATACCAGCTTGGGTTAAGCTTCATGAGTTACTTTTCGAACTTTGGAATCAAGAGTGCTTAAGTAGGGTGGCTAGCACAATTGGGAGACCCTTGCATGTAGATCAAGCTACAGCTAAAACTGCAAGGCAGCCAG CTTCCATTCCTTCACCTCCCCAGCAAAGGCAAGAGTGGGTTCAAGTGAAGAACGGAAAGCAAAAAGCTGTCCAAGATATCTCTAGGTCTGATCCTTGCGTATTCAGCCCAACCATCTCTGGAGCTCTTCCCAGTGTGCCAGTTGACACCACTAATCTCATTGAGCAGGAACAATGTGATTCTGAAGATGAGCTATTGGAGGTTTTAGAGATGGCAGTGAGCTCCATTACAGTTGTTGATGCACTGAAGGCAAAATCAACACTGGCGGATAGCAAAACACAACAAGTCAGTGGTTCAGATCCAGTCATTCCTCCTAAAGCTATGAAGTGGGCAAGCAATACCTTACCTGAGACTAAGCCACCTGATTTATCAAATGCAAAGTCCAAGGAGAAAGCTCATGATGTTAAGCAGCCCCTCTCCAAATCAGCtcaaaagaaaatgaggaaGCAAATAAAGGAACAAGCTCTTTGTTCCTTTACCGGTGGAGGACA AATCTTTCTGTGTTGGGATGCTTCTGTTGTTCAGGTTCAGGTCTTGGATCAATCTGACCAATTCATCCACCTTGAGGTGCATCAGAATTATGGAGGGGCCCCTTTTTTGGCAACTTTTGTTTATGGGGCTAGTAATTATTTAGCTAGACAAGCACTTTGGTCTAGTTTGCATAATCTTCAACCATTCTCTCCATGGTTTGTACTTGGGGATTTTAATGCTATTAGATATCCTAATGAGAAGTTTGGGGGCAACACTTCCTGGCCCCCCCATATGAATGAGTTCAACCATTGTCTGTATACCTTGGAACTTGATGACCTTAGGTATACGGGGTGTTTTTTCACCTGGGCCAATAAACAGGATCCCTCTCATTTTGTCACTACCAAGCTAGACAGGATTTTAGTTAATGAGCAGTGGATGACAACTTTTAGCTGTTCCTCTGCTCATTTTCTCACTCCTGGGGTTTCTGACCACTCCCCGGCCATGGTGAACATCAATCCTAGTCCtcagaaatttaaaaaaccTTTTAAGTTTTTTGATTTCTTAGGTGACCATCCTCAATTTTTGAATGTGGTGCAGAAGGTTTGGCAGGGTGTGGTCATTGGAAATCCCATGTTTTGTGTTTGTGAGAAGCTCAGGTTGTTGCAACCTGAGTTTAAGCAACTCAATGATAGAGAATTTAGTGATATCTCTAAGAGGGTGATTGATACTAG AAGTAAGATCTCCAGCTTGGTCTTGGAGGATGGGTCTCTCACCCACGACAGTAAGGATATAAAATCTAGCTTTGTAAAGTTCTACACTGATCTGCTAG ACTTTGAAATTAGAGACACCTTCTGGTCTCTCAATCCTTCCAAAGCTCCTGGTCCTGATGGCTATAATGCTGGTTTTTTTAGGAAAGCTTGGCCTATCATTGGTCATGAAGTCTCTATAGCTGTGAAATCATTCTTTAGGTCTGGTCAATTACTCAGGAAAGCTAATTCTACTATTGTTGCCCTTGTTCCTAAAGTCCCTAACCCCTTTAGGGTAGGTGACTATAGGCCTATCTCTTGTTGTAATACAGTCGACAAGTGTATCTCTAGGATTCTTGCTAGGAGAATACAGGTAGCCCTCCCTAATTTAATTGATCCTGTGCAATCAGGATTTGTTAAAGGGAGAAGAATTGCTGACAATATTTTTTTGACCCAGGAACTTATGAGAGGTTATCACAAATCATCTTCCTCTCCTAGGTGTGCCATGAAAGTGGATATCATGAAAGCCTATGATAATGTGAGATGGGAATTCCTTTGGGATGTCCTAGCTACCTTGAATTTCCATCCTACAATGATTAAATGGCTTCAGGCTTGCGTCTCCACTGCTAATTACTCGCTTAGTATTAATGGTAAAGTCACTTGGTACATCCTTGGGAAAAGAGGGCTAAGACAGGGGGACCCTCTATCCTCCTATCTATTCGTCATTGTGATGGAGGTGCTCACGTGGTTTCTGAAGGAAAAGTCCCTCTTACCTGATTTTCGTTTCCATTGGAGATGTGGTAATACCAAAATTATCAATCTCTGCTTTGCTGATGATTTGATGATCTTTTGCAAAGGGGACCTAACCTCAGTCAAGCACATTCATGATGCTCTCACAGAGTTCCAGGAGTTATTAGGATTTTCTCCTAGCCCGGGGAAGAGTAGCATCTATTTCTCTGGAGTCAATAACAGCTCTAGACTAGCCATTCTGAATGTCTTAGAGTTCAAAGAAGGCACATTACCTGTTAGGTACCTTGGTGTACCCCTCATATCCACTAAGCTCAGAGCCTCTGATTGCCAAGTGGATAGCATCATCACAAAAACCAAATGCTGGACTAACAGGGATTTAACTTATGCTGGTAGGGTCCAGTTGATCAAGAATGTCTTATTTTCCATGCAAACATATTGGTCCTCCCTGTTTATCATCTCTAAAAAGGTGGTTAAAGAGGTGGAGGATATCCTTAGGGCATTTCTTTGGTCAGGCCCAGATCTTAAGAGAACTGGTGCTAAGGTCTCATGGGAACATCTATGCTCTCCTAAACAGGAGGGGGGCCTTGGATTTAAGTCCATGCAAGTATGGAATAAGGCAGCCATTGCCAAGCATATTTGGTTTCTGATTTCTGGTGGGGAACAGTCCATGTGGTGCCGATGGGTTAAATCCTATTTAATAAAGAGGAGGAATTTTTGGACTTTGAAAATTCCAGGCGATTGCTCTTGG TCAAGGTCGGCCCCAGATTTGCAATTAACTCTGGCATCCCTAGAGATGCTTCAGTGTCCCATATCATCCACAATTCAAATTGGGCTTTTCCCATTACCTGATCTGTGGAGCTCAATGAGATCAGAAGAACATTGCCTCCTCTAA